The region CGCTCCGGCGGTTGCCGAGTTGCTGAAGCGAGAGCTGGTTGACGGCAAGCCGGCAGCGCAACTCGGGCCGTTCAGCCCGAAACGTTTTGCCGATCGCCAGGCGGACCTGGTCTCAGAGATTGAAGCGGCGTTCAACGGTGCCTGACCGGCGCGAGGAGCGATGTGGTGCCGATACTGACACCGGCCGGGGTCATGGGCGTCGAGCCCGCTGCGGATTGGCGGCTCCCCTGATCCATTGAAGTAGTGAAACCAAGGAGGCGTAAATGAACGGTTTGGTCGTATACGAGTCCATGTTCGGCAATACCCAGAAGGTCGCCCAAGCGATAGCCGAGGGTCTTTCGAGCGGGATGCACGTGGACGTGCGGGAGGTGGGGATGGCCCCGGACAAGATCGGCGACCAGGTCACATTGTTGGTCGTCGGAGCTCCCACGCACGCGCTGAGTCTCAGCCGCGAAAACACCAGACGCCAGGCGGCCGAACAGGCTACCGGGAGCCTTGTGTCCAAGGGCCGGGGAGTGCGCGAGTGGATCGGTGGGCTGAAAAAGCCCAACAAGAAGTTGGCGGTAGCGTCGTTCGACACGAGGATGGCCATGCCCTCCTGGCTGAAGATCGCCCCCACCGCAGGACCCTCCATTGAGAAGCGCCTGAGGAAGCTCGGACTTCGAGTGGTTATCCCGTCCGAGAGTTTTGTGGTGGCAGACACGACCGGCCCCCTGGAAAGCGGGGAGTTGGAGCGTGCCCGTGAATGGGGCCGGTCACTGGCTTCGCAGTTCTCCTCGGCTGGCACGAAGACCGCCTTTAGCGGTCAACGCCCCAGTCGGTGACCTTCTGCCTCTCCAGGCAGATCACCATGGCCGGAACCCCGCCGCTGAAGGTCTCAAGCCATGCTGGTATCGGCAGGGCGAACTTCGTCAGGCAAGTGGTTCAAGGCTTCTTCCGGATGGTCGGCCCGCATATCGGGACGCCATGACGATGCCCGCATGCCATCCTGGAGCCCTTCCGTTTGGGGGAGGGGAAATCGGCCCCGTCGGCACGCCGCTTCGTGCCAGTAGAAAGGATATGACCGAGTTCGAGTTCCACATGTCTCCGGCGGACTGCTCGTCGCGTCCCCACACCATTGGAGGGACCGAGTCGACCAACTCGAGTAGTCGCTGGGCCTTCTCGGGGTCCCGGCTGACGCATTGGGGGCTCTCCACCGCCTCCGCTTGGTCTGCGATCACCCCGTCCCTCCAACGTCGAACCTCGTACCGGAACACCTCAAAGTGGCCCAGGCTGCGACCGAAGACGGGTCCTTCCACCGCCACCCCGCGGGCCGGACCCTCCGCATCCGGAATGGGCCAGCTGTTCTCAATCACAAATCGTCCCGCAGGCACAATCACCACAAGAGCCGTGTGGTACAGGTCACGTGGAGCCCGCCTCTCAATCCGTGCCTGAATGAACTCGAACACCCGCCCATTGAACCGGACGAAGCTGCCGCCGGCACCTAGTGGTAGCCAATAGAGGTAGATTCCGGGGCCCGTCGGCATGTCGATTGACTTAGGCTCGGATCCTTTGAAAGACATTGCTCGCCTCCCCGCCAAATCAGAGATCGTGCAGCTAACCTAGCGTCTGTCGGCGACCCCATACAGGGCCGTTGGTCTCACCTTCCGTAGGCCGTTGGGCACCCCCGCAGCGTCAAGCGGACCCTTGTGGTTGGCGATACAGCCGTGCATTTACCGCCCAAAGGCCTACGCCGAGGAGTAGCAAGGCTCCGGCGCGTACGAAGACCATGGGGGACTTGGTCGCCATAAGGGCGACAGACACGATAGCCCCCAGCCACGGCATTACCGTTGGTGCCCTGAAGTGAGGGGACGCTACCGGCTTCCTCCTCAGAGCAAGCACCGCAAGGTTGACTCCGGTGAAAACCATCAAGAGTAGGAGCACGGTGGTTTCTGCCAGGTCGCTGATGTCACCGGTGAGGGTAAGAAGAACTGCAATTACTGTCGTTCCAAATATCGCCACCAGGGGCGTCTGTCGGCCTCTACCCACACGCCCCAACGTGGGAGGCAGAATCCGTTCGCGCGACATGCCGTAAACGATTCTCGACGCCATGAGCATGTTGATCAGCGCTCCGTTGGCCAGCGCGCACATGGAGATGGCGACGAACAACGCTTTCGGGACCTTTAGGGGTCCAGCTTGGACTACCTCCAGTAACGGTGTTGGGGACGCCGCTAGACGATCCGCCGGCACAACCATCGAAGCTACTACCGTGACAAGTACGTACAGGGTTCCGGCAACCACCAGGCCACCCAGGAGCGCCCGGGGATAGTCCCGAGCGGGATCGCGGACTTCTTCAGCCATGTTGACCGAATCCTCAAACCCAATTAACGCAAAGAAGGCCAATCCTGCTCCCGCCACTATCGCGTTCAGGTTCGAGCGGGAGTCGGTGAACCGAAGGGCCCTTCCGGGGTCAACGTCGCCCGTACCGCTGGCGATAGCCACCACCCCAACGATGAGCACGATTACCAGGCCAAGAAGCTCGATCGTCGTCAGCCCAACGTTCAGGCGGGCGCTTTCTGATATCCCTCGGTAGTTCACCAGTGCCAGAAGGCAAATGAACACTATGGCCAGGATCGTGTGGGACAGGCCGAGCGCCTGGGGACCATAGCCTGCGGCAAAGGCACGCGAAAGCGTCGCCGCCGACGTCAGACCCGAGCTCATCACGGCGAACGCCACAAGGAATGTGAGAAACGGATTCTCCCAGGCTCTGTTGGCGTAGACGGCGGCACCCGCAGCTTTCGGATACTTGGTTACGAGTTCGGCGTACCCGAATGCCGTAAAGACGGCCAGCACCAGCGCCAGTAAGAATGCAGTCCAAAATGCCCCGCCCACCTTCCCGGCGACTTGACCAACCAACGCATAGATGCCGGCCCCCAGTACGTCGCCAACCACAAGCATGAGCAACATGCTTCGGGAAATTGCCCGCTTGAGAGGCACGGCTTCAGGCGAAGTCTTGTCAACGGGGGGTATCGGCAAGGGCCTCGTCTCCTCCTGGCTTGGCCACCTCCAGGCGCTCGATTAATGATCCAAGATCGATCCTCTTACCCTTGCCGAAATCGAGTTTCGTGAGCACCAGAGTCCGATTGCCGGGGCGTGGTGCCCGACGGGAGTCGCCACCGGATCGCCGATTCCCCCGTAGGTTGTCAGACGAGAAGGAAGTAGTTCCTTGGAGGCTTTCGGATTTTGTGGACGCAGTTGTCATTGAATGGTCTCTGCAATCTGGAGTGGTCCGATGTCGTTGTTGCTCCGAAGCGATCTATGCCATTGTCGGACGCAGGTAGTGAGCCAAAAAGGGCCCTAGGACCCTTAAAGGGCAGGACAATGGTCGGGGGAAAGTTGAAACCGCGCATCGCCGGCGGTGCATGAAGCGAGGAAATGCAGCGAGATGAATCCCGACGAGGGTCCCGGCCGTTGAGCCCCGGAAACGAATTGGAGTCGCAGAACTTCGCTGCGATCAGGGAAAGGATCTCTCAGCCGCCGAAGCAAAGTCATCTCCGCGACTTCATCTACGGGGGGATAGACGGAACCGTTACGACATTTGCTGTGGTTGCCGGGGTGGCGGGCGCGCAGCTTTCAACCACGATCGTAATCATCCTGGGCGTTGCCAACTTGATTGCCGACGGGTTCAGCATGGCCGTCAGCAATTATCTCGCCACGCGGGCGGAGCGCCAGGAACGGGATCTAGCACGCTCTCGGGAGGAGCGGGAGGTTCGGGAGCTTCCGGAGGAGGAGAGGGAGGAAATTAGGCAAATCTTCTCGCTGAAGGGGTTCGCCGGCGAGGATCTCGATCGTGTTGTCGACGTAATTACTTCCAACCCGCGCCTATGGGTGGACACGATGATGGCGGAGGAATACGGCTACGGGTCCGTCTCCGAAGAACCAACACGCGCTGCAGCGTCTACCTTTGCAGCGTTCGTGATAGTGGGATTCATTCCACTGTTTGCCTTTGTCGCCAATGGGATCTTTCCATCCAAGATTCAGGCGCCGTTCGTCTGGAGCGCCGTCATGACCGGTGTGGCATTCTTCGCCGTTGGGGCACTCAAGAGCAGATTCGTTGCTCAACGATGGTGGCTTTCAGGGTTGGAAACCCTGGTGGTGGGTGGCGTGGCCGCGGTGATTGCTTACGGCCTAGGCTCCTTTTTGGAAAACCTCACGTGAATCGGCCGGCCTTTCAAGCTAGGCCCTGTCCCCAGACCTGATGCACAACGACTGCTTGACGCCCTGCTCGCAATCGATTCGAGTACCGAGGTCGGGAAGCGACGCGAGCGTCCGGCATCAGGGGCGAAGGTGTCACTCACAACCCAATGCGCCTGGAGTGCGCATCCAAAGCGAAGGCTGGAGGAAAGGGTTGGGTCGTCGGTCCTCTCCAGAACCCGCCCGGTGTGAGGTTCACCGTGGACCAGACTTCGACAACCGCCTTGTTTCCCTTCGTCTTTAGGGGGACAATCCCGCCGTAGGAAACGGGGTTCCACCAGGGGGCGATTGAGCTTGCTGGAGCACTACTCACCGGCAGAGCAGGAGGAGATTCGGGCCGAGCTGTCCGGCCTGCTCCCTCGGGCGTCTGCCGACGCGGTCACCACCCCGTTCGTGCTGGCAGTCCTGGACCTGCTCGACGGCGAAACCAACGTAACAGTCGACCGGGTCTTCCTCTCCTGGCTGACCATTCCGTGGACCACCCGGGTCGACACCCTTCGGGCAAAACCCGGGACGGCCCTCACCCGGTTCATACAACAGATACATACGACCTCGGAGTTCGGCGCCACCGGAGGATCCGGCTGGAGGTGAAAGCCCGAGGGCAGGAAAGGGATGCGGATGCCGGAAAAGGGTTCTAAGGCATTCGTCCTTCCGCCGGGCGAAGGACGGTCGATAGACCTCGGTAACTTCGCGATGACCCTGAAGGCTACGGGCACGGACACTGACGATGCGTTCACGTTATTGGAGGCGACGGAGCCGCCCGATTTCGGCCCTCCGCTGCACGTTCACGACAACGCAGCCGAAGCTTTCTACGTGCTGGAGGGCGAGTACATCATTTTCATCGAGGAGGACGAGTACTCCTGTTCGGCCGGGGCGTTCATTTACATCCCCAAAGGTCTGGTCCACAGTTTTCGAGTCGGCAAAAAGCAAAGCCGCAAACTCAATCTCTACACGCCGGCGGCGATGGTGGGGTATTTCGACGAGCTGAGCGCCGCGATCAAGTCCGGCGACGCGGACTCCGAGAAGCTCGACCAGATTGCTTTGAAGTACGGCATGCACGTCGTGGGGCCGGTCCCCGAAGGGTATCTCTAGCAGGTCCGGACCCCCGGCTTGGGGCTGCATGTTCTCGGCTGGCGATTAGCATGGGTCGATGGCGAACAACTTGATCTGGATCACCGGGGCGTCGAGCGGCATCGGACGCGCGCTTGCCGGGAGCGTGCCGTGGGCCGGCTCCCGAGTCATCGGGATCGGCCGTCGCCGTGTCGACGGTATCGAACACCTGCAGGCCGACCTTGCCGATTCCGGCTCGTGGGACGCGGTCGGTGACGGTCTGCGGTCCGAGCTGGCTGACTTTCACGGGGACCGGGTCGTTTTCATCCACTCGGCGGGCACTTTGGACCCCATCGGCTTCGCAGCAGACGTAGACCCGGACTCATACCGGGCAAGCCTGATGCTCAACGGTGTGGCTTCCCCGGTGCTGGGCCAGCAGTTCCTTTCCGCCGCAGCCGGCGTGCCGGCAAAACGAACCCTGGTGATGATTTCGTCCGGTGCGGCCCAGAAGGTCTATCCCGGGTGGTCGGCCTATGGGGCGAGCAAGGCGTCGATGGACCAGTGGGTCCGCACCGTCGGAGCGGAGCAGGCGATTCGGGGCGGGGTCAAGGTGTACGCAGTGGCTCCCGGCGTGGTGGACACCCCCATGCAGAGCCAGGTCCGAGCGGCCGGCGAGCGCCAGTTTCCCTCCCTCCAACGGTTCGTCGACCTGCACGAAAACGGCCGGCTGGTGCCGCCTGAGGTAGTCGCCTCATGGATCTGGAAGCTGGTCGAAGACGGCGAGGAGAACGGAAGCATCGTGGATCTCCGGGCGCGGATGGAGGCGGCCGGGACCCTCGGCGCCGTATCTTGATCCAGTCGGACGTAAAACAAGAGGCGGCCCGGCGGCGAACCTTCGCCATCATCAGCCACCCCGACGCCGGAAAGACGACCCTGACCGAGAAGTTTCTGCTCTACGCCGGCGCGGTGACCGAAGCCGGGGCGGTCCACGCCCGGTCGGGACGGCGGAAGGCGACCTCGGACTGGATGGCGATGGAGCAGCAGCGAGGGATCTCGATCTCCTCCACCGTGCTGCAGTTCAGGTACCGGGACCACGTGATCAACCTGCTCGACACCCCGGGGCACCGCGACTTCTCGGAGGACACCTACCGGGTGCTCGCGGCCGCCGACGCCGCGGTGATGGTCCTGGACGTCGCCAAGGGGATCGAAGCGCAGACGCTCAAGCTGTTCGAGGTCTGCCGCTCCCGCAACCTGCCGATCCTCACCTTCCTCAACAAGTACGACCGCCCCGGACGTGACCCGCTCGAACTGCTGGATGAGATCGCCGACCTGATCAAGGTGAGCCCGACACCGGTGACCTGGCCGGTCGGTGTGCCCGGCGACTTCCGGGGCGTCATCGACCGGCGAACCGGCGACTTCGTGCGGTTCACCCGCACGGCCCGGGGTGCGACAACGGTGCCCGAGGAACTGGTCGACCCCGACCGGGCGGCCCGGGAGGAGGGGCCTGCCTGGGATCGGGCTATCGAGGAGTGCTCACTGCTTACCGAGGTGGGGGCCGACCTGGACCTCAAGTCCTTTCTGGCCGGCGAAAGCACCCCGATGTTCATCGGGTCGGCGTTGACCAACTTCGGCGTGCGCCACCTGCTGGATGCAGTGGTGGACCTGGCGCCCTCCCCCGAGCCCCGCAACGACAGGACGGGGGACCTGAGGCCCCTGGACTCCCCGCTGTCGGGATTCGTCTTCAAGATCCAGGCGAACATGAACCCCGCCCATCGGGACCACATCGCGTTCGTGCGGGTGTGTTCGGGACGGTTCGAGCGGGGGATGACCGTGACCCACGGCCCCACCGGGCGCCCGTTCGCCACCAAGTACGCCTCCTCGGTCTTCGGCTCCGACCGCGAGACCATCGACGAGGCGTTTCCCGGAGACGTGATCGGTCTGGTGAACGCCAGCGACCTTCGGATCGGCGACACCCTCTACGAGGGCGATCCGGTGGTCTACCCGGGAATCCCCACCTTCGCCCCCGAGCTGTTCGTGCGGGCGCGGGCGCGGGACACCGGCCGCTACAAGCAGTTTCGCCGGGGGCTCGAGCAGATGGAGCAGGAAGGGGTCGTCCAGGTTCTCTACGACCTGGACGACGGCCCGGTTCCGATTCTGGCCGCCGTCGGCCAGATGCAGTTCGAGGTCTTCGCCCACCGGCTGGAGCACGAGTTCGGCGCTGCGATCGACCTTTCGCCGACGTCGTACACGATCGCTCGCCGGACCGACGACTCGACCGTGGCGCAGCTGGCGGGCACCAGCGGGGTCACCGTTCTCAAGCGGAGGGATGGCACCAAGCTGGC is a window of Actinomycetota bacterium DNA encoding:
- a CDS encoding cupin domain-containing protein, with the protein product MPEKGSKAFVLPPGEGRSIDLGNFAMTLKATGTDTDDAFTLLEATEPPDFGPPLHVHDNAAEAFYVLEGEYIIFIEEDEYSCSAGAFIYIPKGLVHSFRVGKKQSRKLNLYTPAAMVGYFDELSAAIKSGDADSEKLDQIALKYGMHVVGPVPEGYL
- a CDS encoding peptide chain release factor 3, whose translation is MIQSDVKQEAARRRTFAIISHPDAGKTTLTEKFLLYAGAVTEAGAVHARSGRRKATSDWMAMEQQRGISISSTVLQFRYRDHVINLLDTPGHRDFSEDTYRVLAAADAAVMVLDVAKGIEAQTLKLFEVCRSRNLPILTFLNKYDRPGRDPLELLDEIADLIKVSPTPVTWPVGVPGDFRGVIDRRTGDFVRFTRTARGATTVPEELVDPDRAAREEGPAWDRAIEECSLLTEVGADLDLKSFLAGESTPMFIGSALTNFGVRHLLDAVVDLAPSPEPRNDRTGDLRPLDSPLSGFVFKIQANMNPAHRDHIAFVRVCSGRFERGMTVTHGPTGRPFATKYASSVFGSDRETIDEAFPGDVIGLVNASDLRIGDTLYEGDPVVYPGIPTFAPELFVRARARDTGRYKQFRRGLEQMEQEGVVQVLYDLDDGPVPILAAVGQMQFEVFAHRLEHEFGAAIDLSPTSYTIARRTDDSTVAQLAGTSGVTVLKRRDGTKLALFESMFWLQRVEKQHPEGCFEVILTGTTG
- a CDS encoding VIT1/CCC1 transporter family protein: MESQNFAAIRERISQPPKQSHLRDFIYGGIDGTVTTFAVVAGVAGAQLSTTIVIILGVANLIADGFSMAVSNYLATRAERQERDLARSREEREVRELPEEEREEIRQIFSLKGFAGEDLDRVVDVITSNPRLWVDTMMAEEYGYGSVSEEPTRAAASTFAAFVIVGFIPLFAFVANGIFPSKIQAPFVWSAVMTGVAFFAVGALKSRFVAQRWWLSGLETLVVGGVAAVIAYGLGSFLENLT
- a CDS encoding APC family permease, translated to MPIPPVDKTSPEAVPLKRAISRSMLLMLVVGDVLGAGIYALVGQVAGKVGGAFWTAFLLALVLAVFTAFGYAELVTKYPKAAGAAVYANRAWENPFLTFLVAFAVMSSGLTSAATLSRAFAAGYGPQALGLSHTILAIVFICLLALVNYRGISESARLNVGLTTIELLGLVIVLIVGVVAIASGTGDVDPGRALRFTDSRSNLNAIVAGAGLAFFALIGFEDSVNMAEEVRDPARDYPRALLGGLVVAGTLYVLVTVVASMVVPADRLAASPTPLLEVVQAGPLKVPKALFVAISMCALANGALINMLMASRIVYGMSRERILPPTLGRVGRGRQTPLVAIFGTTVIAVLLTLTGDISDLAETTVLLLLMVFTGVNLAVLALRRKPVASPHFRAPTVMPWLGAIVSVALMATKSPMVFVRAGALLLLGVGLWAVNARLYRQPQGSA
- a CDS encoding SDR family NAD(P)-dependent oxidoreductase, producing the protein MANNLIWITGASSGIGRALAGSVPWAGSRVIGIGRRRVDGIEHLQADLADSGSWDAVGDGLRSELADFHGDRVVFIHSAGTLDPIGFAADVDPDSYRASLMLNGVASPVLGQQFLSAAAGVPAKRTLVMISSGAAQKVYPGWSAYGASKASMDQWVRTVGAEQAIRGGVKVYAVAPGVVDTPMQSQVRAAGERQFPSLQRFVDLHENGRLVPPEVVASWIWKLVEDGEENGSIVDLRARMEAAGTLGAVS
- a CDS encoding flavodoxin domain-containing protein, with amino-acid sequence MNGLVVYESMFGNTQKVAQAIAEGLSSGMHVDVREVGMAPDKIGDQVTLLVVGAPTHALSLSRENTRRQAAEQATGSLVSKGRGVREWIGGLKKPNKKLAVASFDTRMAMPSWLKIAPTAGPSIEKRLRKLGLRVVIPSESFVVADTTGPLESGELERAREWGRSLASQFSSAGTKTAFSGQRPSR